The Rhodobacter sp. CZR27 genome includes a window with the following:
- the flgC gene encoding flagellar basal body rod protein FlgC: MSGIDNVFDVGARALSAQMVRMNTVASNLANAGTVAGSAEAAYRPLRPVFETAFAEAAGQTGLSTTDVAGVVSLDREPARVFRPDHPQADAEGYVFEAAVSVDEEMVEMMEASRQYQNTLEAVSTLRSLMARTASMGQ; encoded by the coding sequence ATGAGCGGGATCGACAACGTCTTCGACGTAGGCGCAAGGGCGCTCTCGGCGCAGATGGTGCGGATGAACACCGTCGCCAGCAACCTTGCCAACGCGGGCACCGTGGCGGGCAGCGCCGAGGCGGCCTATCGCCCGCTGCGCCCGGTGTTCGAGACGGCCTTTGCCGAGGCGGCCGGGCAGACCGGCCTGTCCACCACCGACGTCGCCGGCGTCGTGAGCCTTGACCGCGAACCGGCGCGGGTCTTTCGCCCCGACCATCCGCAGGCCGACGCCGAGGGCTATGTCTTCGAGGCCGCCGTCTCGGTCGACGAGGAGATGGTCGAGATGATGGAGGCGAGCCGGCAGTATCAGAACACGCTCGAGGCCGTCTCGACCCTCCGGTCGCTGATGGCGCGCACCGCCAGCATGGGACAGTGA
- a CDS encoding flagellar hook assembly protein FlgD — protein MTAIDPATSAGLALRTTTRSTGTSNLGQEDFLKLLTTQLQNQDPFQPMENGEFLAQMAQFSTVSGIEQLNGTLSGIGASLGQFRAANAASLIGRSVLVEGTLVRPDADGAARGSASLTDPAEAVVVTYSNSVTGELLHSQTLGPQQAGPVAFGWDELPASLVSSRVPLRVSVTAATAEGSQPLAPSVYSRVLSVGTAADGSVVLEVEDKGTVSAETITSFR, from the coding sequence ATGACCGCCATCGACCCCGCCACCTCTGCCGGGCTGGCCCTTCGGACCACGACGCGATCCACCGGCACCTCGAACCTCGGGCAGGAGGATTTCCTGAAGCTGCTCACCACGCAGTTGCAGAACCAGGACCCGTTCCAGCCGATGGAGAACGGCGAGTTCCTCGCGCAGATGGCCCAGTTCTCGACCGTCTCGGGGATCGAGCAGCTGAACGGAACGCTCAGCGGGATCGGCGCCAGCCTCGGCCAGTTCCGGGCGGCCAATGCCGCCTCGCTGATCGGGCGCAGCGTGCTGGTCGAGGGCACGCTGGTCCGCCCCGACGCGGACGGCGCCGCGCGTGGCTCGGCAAGCCTGACCGATCCGGCCGAGGCCGTGGTCGTGACCTATTCGAACAGCGTGACCGGAGAGCTGCTGCACAGCCAGACGCTCGGGCCGCAGCAGGCCGGCCCGGTCGCCTTCGGCTGGGACGAGCTGCCCGCCTCGCTCGTCAGTTCGCGCGTGCCCTTGCGGGTCAGCGTGACCGCCGCGACGGCGGAGGGTTCGCAGCCGCTCGCGCCTTCGGTCTATTCCCGCGTCCTTTCGGTCGGCACGGCCGCTGACGGCAGCGTCGTGCTCGAGGTCGAGGACAAGGGCACCGTTTCTGCCGAGACCATCACCTCCTTCCGCTGA
- a CDS encoding flagellar basal body rod C-terminal domain-containing protein codes for MDRLIHTALNSLANLRDTRVIQAQNLASQTVPGFRRDLVNEGDPRFLQAMDAASGRAFQTERGPHEFSSAPGMLNQTGEPMDIAIAEEGWFFIQPDGGGDPALSRRGDLRLTAQGRLVNGAGEAMLDQALQPIDLPPVRSITIDEVGRITFEAQDAPEGQVTEGPVLATVIPDAGLALRKSPDGQVRAGDKPLPPPNQGAKVLQGVLEASNVNTMEELVSSIELQRTFELNLRMISTAKELDESGSRLLRPPE; via the coding sequence ATGGACCGCCTGATCCACACCGCGCTGAACTCGCTGGCGAACCTGCGCGACACGCGGGTGATCCAGGCGCAGAACCTTGCCAGCCAGACCGTGCCGGGCTTCCGGCGCGATCTGGTGAACGAGGGCGACCCGCGCTTCCTGCAGGCGATGGATGCGGCCTCGGGCCGCGCCTTCCAGACCGAGCGCGGGCCGCACGAATTCTCCTCCGCGCCCGGAATGCTGAACCAGACCGGCGAGCCGATGGATATCGCCATCGCCGAGGAGGGCTGGTTCTTCATCCAGCCCGACGGCGGCGGCGATCCGGCGCTGTCGCGGCGCGGCGACCTGCGGCTGACCGCCCAGGGCCGGCTGGTGAACGGCGCGGGCGAGGCGATGCTGGATCAGGCGCTGCAACCCATCGACCTGCCGCCGGTGCGCTCGATCACCATCGACGAGGTCGGCCGCATCACCTTCGAGGCGCAGGACGCGCCCGAGGGGCAGGTGACCGAAGGCCCGGTGCTGGCCACCGTCATCCCCGATGCGGGGCTGGCGCTGCGCAAGTCGCCCGACGGCCAGGTGCGGGCGGGCGACAAGCCGCTGCCGCCGCCCAACCAGGGCGCAAAGGTGCTTCAGGGCGTGCTGGAGGCTTCGAACGTCAACACGATGGAGGAGCTTGTCTCCTCGATCGAGTTGCAGCGCACCTTCGAGCTGAACCTGCGCATGATCTCGACCGCGAAGGAGTTGGACGAAAGCGGTTCGCGGCTTCTGCGCCCGCCGGAGTAA
- a CDS encoding flagellar hook protein FlgE has protein sequence MSINTALSGLAAAQHDIAATSHNIANVGTIGFRGSRAEFADVFNASPYSIARTAVGSGVQTLRTAMQFGQGSVVATGNTLDLAIEGQGFFACEPAVGPNSAKPEPVYTRAGAFGLNADGVAVNASGQKLLAWPVSVEGDALSQVPGTAVPLTIPLTMGSPVATGSVALSVDLPTDDAMLGQQTAVPPAAAFDPADPATYASVTAIPVFDQNGNAVEAAAYFIKTSNPTVGAPETGWAVRLVVGGEPLTPAEGDLSFDATGALAAGSGSLSFTAGTGKSYGLDLTGTQLADRSFEVNTVNQDGKSAAALTSLEVDASGTVWAAYGAGTPVAMGQVVLVTFANPQALRQLGASGFAATADSGQPVAGTAGDSGFGIIRAGALEHANVDLTEELVHLITAQRNYQASAKAMETSNSLMQTIMNIRS, from the coding sequence ATGTCGATCAACACCGCCCTCTCGGGGCTTGCCGCGGCCCAGCACGACATCGCTGCCACGTCGCACAACATCGCCAACGTCGGCACCATCGGCTTCCGCGGCAGCCGGGCGGAATTCGCCGACGTGTTCAACGCCTCGCCCTACAGCATCGCCCGCACGGCGGTGGGTTCCGGCGTGCAGACCCTGCGGACCGCGATGCAGTTCGGGCAGGGGTCGGTGGTGGCCACCGGCAACACGCTCGACCTTGCCATCGAGGGGCAGGGCTTCTTCGCCTGCGAGCCGGCGGTGGGGCCGAACTCGGCCAAGCCCGAGCCGGTCTATACCCGCGCCGGTGCCTTCGGCCTCAACGCCGACGGCGTGGCGGTGAACGCCTCGGGGCAGAAGCTGCTCGCCTGGCCGGTCAGTGTCGAGGGCGACGCGCTGAGCCAGGTGCCGGGAACGGCGGTGCCGCTGACCATCCCGCTGACGATGGGTTCGCCAGTGGCGACGGGCAGCGTGGCGCTGTCGGTGGACCTGCCGACCGACGACGCCATGCTGGGCCAGCAGACGGCCGTGCCGCCCGCCGCGGCCTTCGACCCGGCCGATCCTGCGACCTATGCCTCGGTGACCGCCATCCCGGTCTTCGACCAGAACGGCAATGCGGTCGAGGCGGCGGCCTATTTCATCAAGACGTCGAACCCCACGGTCGGCGCGCCCGAGACCGGCTGGGCGGTGCGCCTCGTGGTGGGAGGCGAGCCGCTGACCCCGGCCGAGGGGGATCTGTCCTTCGATGCCACCGGCGCGCTCGCCGCGGGATCGGGCAGCCTCAGCTTCACCGCCGGCACGGGCAAGTCCTATGGGCTCGACCTGACCGGCACGCAGCTGGCCGACCGCAGCTTCGAGGTCAACACCGTGAACCAGGACGGCAAAAGCGCGGCCGCGCTGACCAGCCTCGAGGTGGACGCGAGCGGCACGGTCTGGGCGGCCTATGGCGCGGGCACGCCGGTCGCCATGGGGCAGGTGGTGCTGGTGACCTTCGCCAACCCGCAGGCCCTGCGCCAGCTGGGCGCCTCGGGCTTTGCCGCCACGGCGGATTCGGGCCAGCCGGTCGCGGGCACGGCCGGGGATTCGGGCTTCGGCATCATCCGGGCGGGGGCGCTGGAACACGCGAACGTCGACCTGACCGAGGAACTCGTCCACCTCATCACCGCGCAGCGCAACTACCAGGCCTCGGCCAAGGCGATGGAGACCTCGAACTCGCTGATGCAGACCATCATGAACATCCGCAGCTGA